CGAGAATGGTGCCTGCTGTCGCAGGGTTCTTGATCTTTTCagcatgtgactgtgactgtgagtgtttaCCTGCAAGTTTCTGTTTTGAACTCAGTTCTACTGGCATGTATGCAATGtatctgttgttttgtccagctctgagtttttcctctgttctgcCACTCTTTAAGCCACTTCTTACATAATTGCCTATGAAGCCATTTACTTTACTTTGGGCATAAGAAACAAGGTGACCGGAGAACTTTTGGTGGAACACTTCTACCAGAGCGTCGGCTAATGAAGCACTGATGTTGTCAGCTAACTCCTGCTTGAATTTTTTCAGCATCTCGGTTTCTGATGCACTCAGATCATTTTGCTTCACTTTCTCTGGTTTCTcatggattttctttttaaatgtgttcatttgttCCTGAAGGTTTGAGAAAAACTTGTTTGAGAGGCTGAGGATTGTACTGATGGCATCTCCTGCCATTGCACCCACTTGGATGGCTTGGATGGTTGACAGAATTACATTTGCTTTTCCTTTGGCCTCTGATTTAGCTTTGTTAATCACAGCAGAGATGGATGAGTTAAGCTTGTTCTGCCAGCCGAGGTCGGCGTAGAATGGCTGTATTGCTGTGTTGCTCAGATTTTTGAAAATATCCAGAAGcctgttctttctttcctcgTTCTGCATGAGATCAGCCAGTTGTTGTTTATCTTCAACGTGTGAGAGTATGATGGAGTCTACTAATTCAGCCATGGGCTCTTTCTCCATGTTGGATTTCACATCATTTACTACTCCCCTTTTCACCTCGTCCTTAATGCCATCTAATATTTGTGTCAGTAATGCCTGCTCTGCCTTCCCAAATCCATAGGAAATGACCTCCTCTACCACTTTTTTGGCAGTGTGCTTCACTACATTCACCATGTTAGTCTTTGCAACAGCACAAAGTCCATCTTTAGCCTGTTTGGAGAGAAACTTTGGCAGTGACTTCAGTTCTTTGCCAAATCTCTTGATCAACAGTTTAGACATTTTGAAGCCCTTTGCAATCAACTTTCCAACTCCAAAGCCAATGAGAGATACACCGATAGAAATGGCTTTTCCTATAGCCCACGATTTCCAACTGAATTCTCCAGTCACCATGGACTCGATGCCGGTAATACAGTCTGATATTCCCTCTGTGATCAGCCCCATGCCAACCGAGGCTAATGTTCCACATGTGAATACAGTGAGCAGTGCTCCTCCAATAATCTGCAGAATTCCTAAGAAGAACACTGCCAGAGCTCCCCACGGGAAACGAGGCTCCTCTTCCACAGCAAAGACATATTTCAGACCTCGACTGAACAGATTGTAGGCCTCCACTTGGAGCTCTTCATCGTCGCCTGACACCAGGGAGAACGTGGGTGATTTTTTGGCTATTGCTCCCCCATCCTTGTCTTTTATCTCCTCCAGCTTTTTAATTGCTTCATCAATGTTTTTATCAAAGAAACCTAACATCTTGCACCTGGTTGTTAGCTGTTTCTCCAGGCTGGTTGGGTTGCTGTTAGCTGATTCAGCAGAGGACATTTTTACAAACTGGAGGCAGACCATGCATTCCTCACTGAGGTACTTCAGAGACTCCTGTGCTTTGTTGAGATCATCTCTGGCCTTAGTGAGGTAATCCTCCTTCTTCTGCTTTATAGTGCAGTATGCATGACTGTAAAAGGCTATGGCTGCCCAACTTTCATCTTGTACCATAGCTTTCTCAAAGAGCTTCATGCTGGTATCCCACTGTTTTTTATCCAGTGCGATATTCCCAAACTTGATGTAGTGGTAAATGCTAGAACACGGTGAAGTCTGACTTTGAGACTGACTTTTTGCCTGAGACAAATCAGCATTCAAGCTCTCCTGTAGttcatttcttttcagctgGTCAATTTCTTCGGATTTAGTTTGCAACCAAATCCCCCAGAACTCATTcatgacagcaacaacagctctctcctcatctccatctgtgtttctgtaaattTCCTGAAGGGTCTTGCAGTACTGTGAAAACAGGTCCTCCCTCAGTTTCATCTCAGTGATATCGTTCATCGTGTCCTTTATCCTTTCTGCTGCAAGTCTGTCCCTTGTTTCCTTTGCCTCCTCCAGAGAAGACACCGACTCCTCCAGATGATCAGTGGTCATGATTACCTGTGCAGATCCAGGTTTACCTTTGCGAGCCGTTCGGCCAAATGCCTGGCGTTCCACTCTTGTGTTCTCAGCAAGGAAGGAGAGGATCACAAATAATCCTCCATTTTTGTTCACCTTGCCAGAGATTTTTATGTCTGTACCACGCCCAGC
This genomic window from Lates calcarifer isolate ASB-BC8 linkage group LG1, TLL_Latcal_v3, whole genome shotgun sequence contains:
- the LOC108895197 gene encoding uncharacterized protein LOC108895197; amino-acid sequence: MTTDHLEESVSSLEEAKETRDRLAAERIKDTMNDITEMKLREDLFSQYCKTLQEIYRNTDGDEERAVVAVMNEFWGIWLQTKSEEIDQLKRNELQESLNADLSQAKSQSQSQTSPCSSIYHYIKFGNIALDKKQWDTSMKLFEKAMVQDESWAAIAFYSHAYCTIKQKKEDYLTKARDDLNKAQESLKYLSEECMVCLQFVKMSSAESANSNPTSLEKQLTTRCKMLGFFDKNIDEAIKKLEEIKDKDGGAIAKKSPTFSLVSGDDEELQVEAYNLFSRGLKYVFAVEEEPRFPWGALAVFFLGILQIIGGALLTVFTCGTLASVGMGLITEGISDCITGIESMVTGEFSWKSWAIGKAISIGVSLIGFGVGKLIAKGFKMSKLLIKRFGKELKSLPKFLSKQAKDGLCAVAKTNMVNVVKHTAKKVVEEVISYGFGKAEQALLTQILDGIKDEVKRGVVNDVKSNMEKEPMAELVDSIILSHVEDKQQLADLMQNEERKNRLLDIFKNLSNTAIQPFYADLGWQNKLNSSISAVINKAKSEAKGKANVILSTIQAIQVGAMAGDAISTILSLSNKFFSNLQEQMNTFKKKIHEKPEKVKQNDLSASETEMLKKFKQELADNISASLADALVEVFHQKFSGHLVSYAQSKVNGFIGNYVRSGLKSGRTEEKLRAGQNNRYIAYMPVELSSKQKLAGKHSQSQSHAEKIKNPATAGTILDARVLSETTGTKVVILTEDKHGKLTKMQELKPGTKRASQTVTLIYRPKSPQYPDGHYDVRIDNKTVTVTSQGKNCLFHALARGMKPQASEEEITLEAGRLRSAEAETLKEHPNRWEPFVRRKEWTDKIRGGDWYMAEGAGPGKPVTENKRVLKREVGKVKKYKDWLKYSKNKPKIGQFINADHQPPVNSILQARSLNQNSKLAGAMLEVATNSGSLDSNQIRDVKKYHGRELPTVYVPAEIHREFPSTKTKAFRKLLADNMSQDDVVGTFKLTVLGAMPRFKLDSTKNFNDFTNSPMSKTRLDVFEQSFEQHSKDMLQNWYNHLNSKGVMTQADLNTLTAWIDNKGYEDQNDPYRNKVSRLL